One genomic segment of Paraburkholderia aromaticivorans includes these proteins:
- a CDS encoding dimethyl sulfoxide reductase anchor subunit family protein, translating to MNPAFSVVFLTTLSGAAQGLLIALVGVETAAHLGLLAPPAEAFYLTGAAVSVILGGLGLLASFFHLGHPERAWRAIAMWRTSWLSRECLCLPAFLACAFFYGVAHGFGSPWSLAIGWLGVLASAVLFVCTAMIYACLRFLQEWATPLTLVNFALLGCASGFTLATALSAWFAAALTAGLAVCACALTLAGCASRSASLVRNARLRPKSTVQSATGIRNPKLVQVSRGFTAGAFNLREFFHGKSAGTLRGVKWGFLAAAFVAPVVLMALGASLHSIGVSLGLLAAACLVQYAGLVAERWFFFAEAKHPQNLYYARVG from the coding sequence ATGAACCCCGCATTCTCCGTGGTTTTCCTCACCACCTTGAGCGGCGCGGCACAGGGCCTGCTGATCGCGCTCGTCGGCGTGGAAACGGCTGCGCATCTCGGCCTGCTGGCGCCGCCCGCCGAGGCGTTCTATCTCACCGGCGCGGCCGTGTCGGTGATATTGGGCGGCCTCGGCCTGCTCGCCTCGTTCTTCCATCTCGGCCATCCGGAGCGCGCATGGCGCGCTATCGCCATGTGGCGCACCTCGTGGTTGTCGCGCGAATGTCTGTGTCTGCCGGCGTTTCTCGCCTGCGCGTTTTTTTACGGCGTCGCGCACGGGTTCGGTTCGCCCTGGTCGCTCGCGATAGGCTGGCTCGGCGTGCTCGCGAGCGCCGTGCTGTTCGTCTGCACGGCGATGATCTACGCGTGTTTGCGCTTTCTGCAGGAGTGGGCCACGCCGCTCACGCTGGTCAACTTCGCGCTGCTCGGTTGCGCTTCAGGCTTCACGCTGGCGACAGCCTTGAGCGCCTGGTTCGCGGCGGCGCTGACCGCGGGGCTCGCGGTGTGCGCGTGCGCATTGACGCTTGCCGGTTGCGCGAGCCGCTCGGCATCGCTCGTGCGCAATGCGCGTCTGCGGCCGAAATCGACGGTGCAAAGCGCCACCGGCATTCGCAATCCGAAGCTGGTGCAGGTGTCGCGCGGCTTTACCGCCGGTGCGTTCAATCTGCGCGAGTTCTTCCACGGCAAGTCGGCGGGTACGCTGCGCGGTGTCAAATGGGGCTTTCTCGCCGCGGCGTTCGTCGCGCCGGTCGTGCTGATGGCGCTCGGCGCGAGCCTGCATTCGATCGGCGTGTCGCTCGGCTTGCTGGCTGCCGCGTGCCTCGTTCAGTACGCGGGTCTGGTGGCGGAGCGCTGGTTTTTCTTTGCCGAAGCAAAGCATCCACAGAATCTGTATTACGCGAGAGTGGGCTAA
- a CDS encoding 4Fe-4S dicluster domain-containing protein: MTQMALVIDLNVCVGCHACVTSCKEWNTSGESGSLADLNPYDADPSGTFFNRVQSFEAGSFPNAETIHFPKSCLHCEDPPCVPVCPTGASYKRKEDGLVLVDFDRCIGCKYCAWACPYGARELDEGRKEMTKCTLCVDRIHDENLSERDRQPACVLACPTSARLFGDIHDPQSVVSKAIEERGGYQLMPEWNTRPANHYLPRVPTEAAGCGSGACSCKSSGSMSEPAQSPESLDARLERGELHLASMATRI; encoded by the coding sequence ATGACACAGATGGCATTGGTGATCGACCTGAACGTGTGCGTGGGGTGCCATGCGTGCGTGACGAGTTGCAAGGAGTGGAATACGTCGGGCGAATCGGGCAGTCTCGCCGATCTGAATCCGTACGACGCGGATCCCTCCGGCACCTTCTTCAACCGCGTGCAGAGCTTTGAAGCCGGCAGCTTTCCCAACGCCGAGACGATCCATTTTCCGAAGTCGTGTCTGCACTGCGAGGACCCGCCGTGCGTGCCGGTGTGCCCGACCGGTGCGAGCTATAAGCGCAAGGAAGACGGGCTCGTGCTGGTGGACTTCGACCGCTGTATCGGCTGCAAGTATTGCGCGTGGGCGTGCCCGTACGGCGCGCGCGAGCTCGACGAAGGCCGCAAGGAGATGACGAAGTGCACGCTGTGCGTCGATCGCATTCACGATGAGAATCTGTCGGAGCGTGACCGCCAGCCGGCCTGTGTGCTTGCGTGCCCGACCTCGGCGCGGCTCTTCGGCGATATTCACGACCCGCAGTCGGTGGTGTCGAAAGCGATCGAGGAGCGCGGCGGCTATCAGCTGATGCCCGAGTGGAATACGCGGCCGGCCAATCATTATCTGCCGCGCGTGCCCACCGAGGCCGCGGGCTGCGGCAGCGGCGCCTGCTCGTGCAAATCGTCCGGCTCGATGTCGGAGCCGGCCCAGTCGCCGGAATCGCTCGACGCTCGGCTCGAGCGCGGTGAGCTGCATCTCGCGTCGATGGCGACGCGCATCTGA
- a CDS encoding adenosylcobalamin-dependent ribonucleoside-diphosphate reductase, whose amino-acid sequence MAEDTPETRAQIAPAAPAAHPVSLVAPQQFSVDVLLEKYAKGDEQSADDVFKRVARGVADAEPPALRASVEALFVDNLRHGALGAGRIMSAAGTGIAATLINCFVQPVGDAIQGVDEQGLPGIYVALLQAAETMRRGGGVGYNFSAIRPKGARVHTTSSSASGPCSYMDVFDASCRTVESAGSRRGAQMAVLDCDHPDLLEFIEAKHSKGRWNNFNVSVGVTDEFMRAVEEDQPWQLVHRAEPSPAQRAADDVRQRGDGLWVYSERPARAIWDRIMRSTYDVAEPGIVFISRMNEDNNLRAVETIRATNPCGEQPLPAYGCCNLGPLNLTRFVIDPFAQIKGRKPSFDWDGLAKRTRTQVRFLDNVLDVTLWPLPQQYEESRAKRRIGVGFTGLGDTLVMLGLRYNSQEGRDFAVRIAQLMRDEAYRASVELARERGAFPLFDAAGYLEAGTFASRLPEDIKQAIRRDGIRNSHLLSIAPTGTVSLAFADNASNGIEPAFSWTYSRMKVMADGSRESFDVEDYAYRLYRELGGDVGKLPDYFVSALEMSARDHLDMMAAVQPYVDTSISKTVNVPADYPFEAFESLYFDAWKNGLKGLATYRPNETLGAVLSVSPPQADDTLAESDLDPLRIAIDHRPKGELPAIIEKVEYLTQAGKKSLYVAVSFIEVTGRLGGEDVTIERPIEFFIPTGQRDESQQWITATMRSLSLAARGGFVARNLQDMRKVSWDRGQVRLGEVQRLDGHRTPRWHDSEVAALAFAIQQILHRRGFLDAEGNQVPSRMLARLPRGQMRAETALPADFGIRPHPVETDADALALTQPGGVLGLQTMLGRKCGSCGANAVIRKDGCDFCTACGEVGACG is encoded by the coding sequence ATGGCCGAAGACACGCCGGAAACGCGCGCGCAGATAGCGCCCGCCGCACCTGCCGCACATCCCGTATCGCTCGTCGCACCGCAGCAATTCTCCGTCGACGTCCTGCTCGAAAAATATGCGAAAGGCGATGAGCAATCGGCCGACGACGTGTTCAAACGCGTCGCGCGTGGCGTGGCCGATGCCGAGCCGCCGGCGCTGCGCGCATCGGTCGAGGCACTGTTCGTCGACAACCTGCGGCACGGCGCGCTCGGCGCGGGCCGCATCATGAGCGCGGCGGGCACCGGCATCGCGGCCACGCTGATCAACTGCTTCGTGCAACCGGTGGGCGACGCGATTCAAGGCGTCGACGAACAAGGCCTGCCCGGCATCTACGTTGCCCTGCTGCAGGCGGCCGAAACCATGCGCCGCGGCGGCGGGGTCGGCTACAACTTTTCGGCGATCCGGCCCAAGGGCGCGCGCGTTCACACCACCAGTTCGTCGGCCTCCGGTCCGTGCAGTTATATGGACGTGTTCGACGCGTCGTGCCGCACCGTGGAGAGCGCCGGGTCGCGGCGCGGCGCGCAGATGGCCGTGCTCGACTGCGATCATCCGGACCTGCTGGAATTTATCGAGGCCAAACATTCGAAAGGCCGCTGGAACAACTTCAACGTTTCGGTCGGCGTCACCGACGAATTCATGCGCGCCGTCGAAGAAGATCAGCCCTGGCAACTCGTGCATCGCGCCGAGCCCTCGCCGGCGCAACGCGCGGCCGACGACGTGCGGCAACGCGGAGACGGCCTGTGGGTCTACAGCGAACGCCCGGCGCGCGCGATCTGGGATCGCATCATGCGCTCCACTTACGACGTCGCGGAACCCGGCATCGTGTTCATCTCGCGCATGAACGAAGACAACAATCTGCGCGCCGTGGAAACCATTCGCGCCACCAATCCGTGCGGCGAACAACCGCTGCCCGCCTATGGTTGCTGCAATCTCGGACCGCTCAATCTCACGCGTTTCGTGATCGATCCGTTCGCGCAGATCAAAGGCCGCAAGCCCTCGTTCGACTGGGACGGACTCGCGAAGCGCACGCGCACGCAGGTGCGCTTTCTCGACAACGTGCTCGACGTCACGCTGTGGCCACTGCCGCAGCAATACGAGGAGTCGCGCGCCAAGCGGCGCATCGGCGTGGGCTTTACCGGCCTCGGCGACACGCTCGTCATGCTCGGCTTGCGCTACAACTCGCAGGAAGGCCGCGACTTCGCCGTGCGCATCGCGCAACTGATGCGAGACGAAGCGTATCGCGCGTCCGTCGAACTGGCGCGCGAGCGCGGCGCGTTTCCGCTCTTCGACGCCGCGGGCTATCTGGAAGCCGGCACGTTCGCCTCGCGCCTGCCCGAGGACATCAAGCAGGCGATTCGCCGCGACGGCATTCGCAACAGCCATCTGCTGTCGATCGCGCCGACCGGCACGGTGAGCCTCGCGTTTGCGGACAACGCGTCGAACGGCATCGAACCGGCGTTCTCGTGGACTTACTCGCGCATGAAGGTAATGGCCGACGGCAGCCGCGAATCGTTCGACGTGGAAGACTACGCGTATCGTCTTTATCGCGAGCTCGGCGGCGACGTCGGCAAACTGCCCGACTATTTCGTCAGCGCGCTGGAAATGTCGGCGCGCGACCATCTCGACATGATGGCGGCCGTGCAACCGTATGTGGACACCTCGATCTCGAAGACCGTGAACGTGCCCGCCGACTATCCATTCGAAGCGTTCGAAAGCCTCTACTTCGACGCGTGGAAGAACGGTCTCAAGGGTCTCGCCACCTATCGGCCCAACGAAACGCTCGGCGCGGTGCTCAGCGTGAGCCCGCCGCAAGCCGACGACACGCTCGCCGAGAGCGATCTCGATCCGCTGCGTATCGCGATCGATCACCGGCCGAAAGGCGAACTGCCCGCGATCATCGAGAAAGTCGAGTATCTGACGCAGGCGGGCAAGAAGTCGCTGTATGTGGCGGTGTCGTTTATCGAGGTCACGGGCCGGCTGGGCGGCGAAGACGTCACCATCGAGCGGCCTATCGAGTTCTTCATTCCCACCGGTCAGCGCGACGAATCGCAGCAATGGATCACCGCGACCATGCGTTCGCTGTCGCTCGCGGCGCGCGGCGGTTTTGTCGCGCGCAACCTGCAGGATATGCGCAAGGTGTCGTGGGACCGAGGCCAGGTCAGGCTCGGCGAAGTGCAGCGGCTGGATGGCCACCGCACGCCGCGCTGGCACGATTCGGAAGTGGCCGCCCTCGCCTTTGCGATCCAGCAGATTCTGCATCGGCGCGGCTTTCTCGACGCCGAAGGCAATCAGGTGCCCTCGCGCATGCTGGCGCGTTTGCCGCGCGGCCAGATGCGCGCCGAAACGGCGTTGCCGGCGGATTTCGGCATTCGTCCGCATCCTGTCGAAACCGACGCCGACGCGCTCGCGTTGACACAGCCCGGCGGAGTACTAGGGCTGCAAACCATGCTCGGGCGCAAATGCGGGTCGTGCGGAGCGAATGCGGTGATTCGCAAGGACGGCTGCGACTTCTGCACGGCATGCGGTGAAGTGGGCGCCTGCGGGTAA